From one Bacteroides intestinalis DSM 17393 genomic stretch:
- a CDS encoding linear amide C-N hydrolase produces MKLNLFFISVVVGYMFWGTLSAMACTGITLKSQNGTAVVARTIEWGGSNLNSQYVIVPRGYSEQSFTPDGQNGMVFIARYGYVGLAVEQKEFIAEGINEAGLSAGLFYFPHYGEYEDYDKKVADSSISDFQLVSWILGRCTTLEEVKEAVANVHIINIDSRASTVHWRFADQTGRQLVLEIIGKETHFYENNLGVLTNSPGFEWHLTNLNNYVNLYPGTAQTHGLGNLELSSFGAGSGFLGLPGDVTPPSRFVRAAFYQATAPQKSTVFETVLQCFQILNNFDIPIGIEFSEGKAPVDIPSATQWTSATDMRDRVIYFRTMYDSTIRSIDLRTINFSIVSYHAEPMDNVRQQKIERLKIH; encoded by the coding sequence ATGAAACTAAATTTATTTTTCATTTCAGTAGTAGTAGGCTATATGTTTTGGGGAACATTGTCTGCTATGGCCTGTACAGGTATAACTTTAAAAAGTCAGAATGGTACAGCAGTTGTAGCACGGACAATCGAGTGGGGTGGGAGTAATCTGAATAGTCAGTATGTAATTGTTCCGAGAGGTTATTCTGAGCAATCATTTACACCAGATGGACAGAATGGCATGGTGTTCATCGCTCGTTATGGGTATGTAGGATTGGCTGTTGAGCAAAAAGAATTTATTGCAGAAGGAATTAATGAAGCCGGACTCTCGGCTGGTCTGTTTTATTTTCCACATTATGGAGAATATGAAGATTATGATAAAAAAGTGGCAGATAGTAGTATATCTGATTTTCAGCTCGTTTCTTGGATACTTGGAAGGTGTACTACTCTTGAAGAAGTGAAGGAAGCCGTTGCCAATGTACATATTATAAACATCGATTCACGTGCATCTACTGTACATTGGCGTTTTGCTGACCAGACTGGACGTCAACTTGTATTAGAAATAATCGGCAAAGAAACTCACTTTTATGAAAATAATCTGGGAGTTCTTACGAATTCGCCAGGATTTGAATGGCATTTGACTAATCTGAATAATTACGTCAATCTTTATCCCGGAACCGCACAGACACATGGCTTAGGGAATCTTGAATTATCTTCTTTTGGAGCAGGCAGCGGTTTCTTAGGACTTCCTGGCGATGTAACTCCTCCATCACGTTTTGTACGAGCTGCTTTTTATCAGGCTACGGCTCCGCAAAAGTCTACTGTTTTCGAAACTGTTCTACAGTGTTTTCAAATATTGAATAATTTCGATATTCCTATCGGAATAGAATTTTCGGAGGGAAAAGCTCCTGTTGATATTCCAAGTGCTACACAATGGACGTCAGCTACAGATATGAGGGACCGGGTAATCTATTTTCGTACTATGTATGATAGTACGATTAGGAGCATTGATCTGCGTACAATTAATTTTTCTATAGTTTCTTATCATGCTGAACCTATGGATAACGTGAGACAGCAGAAAATAGAAAGGTTGAAGATTCACTAA
- a CDS encoding DUF488 domain-containing protein → MIEAFGGHLTAKQLQKYLFLFTRKQEEKAFDFIPYYYGCFSFQANQDIMTLAKLGYLSIIKSENGRRIQICQPNNYLMMLDMFEQQAIKEIKEKFGCLSQNELIRYTYINYPYYATKSTIAINLLNEEELAVIDKQKRTFTEPQLFTIGYEGRSLEKYINILLVNDVHILCDVRKNAYSQKYGFSKSQLEKACTGVGIKYIHIPQLGIESEQRQDLKSQKDYEILFESYEKSTLKENWDYLLYVRELIDTEKRVALTCFEESHKQCHRGRVAKYLMQLPDITYTLRHL, encoded by the coding sequence TTGATTGAAGCATTTGGCGGTCATTTGACTGCCAAACAACTTCAGAAATATTTGTTCCTTTTTACAAGAAAACAAGAGGAAAAAGCATTTGATTTTATTCCTTATTACTATGGTTGTTTTTCATTCCAAGCAAATCAGGATATAATGACATTAGCTAAATTGGGCTACTTAAGTATTATAAAAAGCGAGAATGGTCGTAGAATACAAATTTGTCAACCCAATAATTATTTGATGATGCTTGATATGTTTGAACAGCAAGCTATAAAAGAAATAAAAGAAAAATTTGGTTGTCTATCTCAAAACGAGTTAATTCGTTACACTTATATCAATTATCCTTATTACGCAACAAAAAGTACAATAGCAATTAATTTGCTAAATGAGGAAGAATTAGCTGTAATAGATAAGCAAAAAAGAACCTTTACAGAGCCTCAATTATTCACTATAGGATATGAAGGACGCTCTTTAGAAAAATACATTAATATTCTCCTCGTGAATGATGTACATATTCTCTGTGATGTCCGTAAAAATGCCTATAGTCAAAAATATGGATTTTCAAAAAGTCAATTAGAGAAAGCATGTACAGGAGTAGGTATAAAATATATCCATATACCGCAACTGGGAATAGAATCAGAACAAAGACAAGATTTAAAATCACAAAAAGATTATGAAATTCTTTTTGAGTCATATGAAAAATCTACCCTAAAAGAAAATTGGGATTATCTTTTATATGTCCGAGAATTGATTGATACAGAGAAACGTGTAGCTTTAACTTGCTTTGAAGAAAGTCACAAACAATGCCATAGAGGAAGAGTTGCGAAATATTTAATGCAACTACCTGATATAACTTACACCCTTAGACATCTATAA
- a CDS encoding helix-turn-helix domain-containing protein, whose product MEKIQVIQPTKLLAPYIKQYWFLRIDDVKQGFQRSIPAGCVGIVFHKGNKIISSFHKGTQPQSYISGQISTYSDIEFSFLDMVIILFQPIGCRMFFPYPMEEFTNQNIGIDLLDNTCLVELEEKINETSDNYQIVRLIEEYLLNRLCKNIPCNANRIITTVQNINEGEGNISVLSQTACLGYKQFKRIFAEYVGLNPKDFIQITRFRKTFHILQSTPQISISKVAYDCGYYDKSHLIKEFNMFTGYTPKQLLEICDTYTENLSVFNSVFINDKKT is encoded by the coding sequence ATGGAGAAAATTCAAGTAATACAACCTACTAAATTGCTTGCTCCTTATATAAAGCAATATTGGTTTTTAAGGATAGATGATGTAAAGCAAGGCTTTCAACGTTCTATCCCAGCAGGTTGTGTAGGAATTGTTTTTCATAAAGGAAACAAAATTATTTCTTCTTTTCATAAGGGAACGCAACCACAATCCTATATAAGCGGGCAAATCAGTACTTATTCAGACATAGAATTTTCTTTCTTGGATATGGTCATTATTTTATTCCAGCCTATCGGATGCAGGATGTTTTTTCCATATCCTATGGAAGAGTTTACTAATCAGAATATAGGTATTGATTTGTTAGATAACACCTGTTTAGTAGAATTGGAAGAGAAAATAAATGAAACATCAGATAATTATCAAATAGTCAGATTGATAGAAGAATATTTATTAAATAGATTATGCAAAAATATTCCATGCAACGCCAATAGGATTATAACTACTGTTCAAAATATCAATGAAGGAGAAGGGAATATATCCGTTTTATCTCAAACGGCTTGTTTAGGATATAAGCAATTTAAACGGATATTCGCTGAATATGTAGGACTAAATCCAAAAGATTTTATCCAAATCACACGATTTAGGAAGACATTCCATATTTTGCAATCAACTCCACAAATCAGCATAAGTAAAGTTGCTTATGATTGTGGATATTATGATAAATCACATTTAATAAAAGAGTTTAATATGTTCACGGGCTATACCCCTAAACAACTACTTGAAATTTGTGATACTTATACCGAAAACCTATCGGTATTCAACTCTGTATTTATCAATGACAAAAAAACTTAA
- a CDS encoding ketopantoate reductase family protein, translating into MKILIYGAGVVGCTYGWQLSKAGCDVAVLVRKEQKELVQKDGIRIICSDFREKTRKDTDIIFKPTVIDELSSNNDFEYIIVSTNKLQLSTILPSLSKSAGKANVVFFQNNWNVFTEIDKYLKPEQYFFAFPFMVGGGKEDKSIHCAISGLKYSNTPLGEKDGRITPQVEKLFIILDKANLKPVISNQILVWLITHYAVAAGLSAGIMSAGSASKFIENTAIIKITMKAIREGLAICKRMGINPKTEKANRLYLLPLFISVPIAKKIYGNDALQLMFDGHINHSPVEIRQMIDDIIDSGIKYAVTTPNLAQLKSYISSNQTNKSK; encoded by the coding sequence ATGAAAATATTGATATACGGTGCTGGCGTAGTGGGTTGTACTTATGGCTGGCAATTATCCAAAGCAGGATGTGACGTTGCTGTATTGGTGCGTAAGGAGCAAAAAGAACTTGTACAAAAAGATGGTATTCGCATTATCTGTTCTGACTTTAGAGAGAAAACAAGAAAAGATACAGATATAATCTTTAAGCCTACAGTAATAGACGAACTTTCGTCAAACAATGATTTTGAATACATTATTGTCTCCACCAATAAATTGCAATTATCAACTATATTACCAAGTCTTTCAAAGTCAGCAGGAAAAGCAAATGTTGTATTTTTCCAAAATAACTGGAATGTTTTTACTGAAATAGATAAATATCTAAAACCTGAACAATACTTTTTTGCCTTTCCCTTCATGGTCGGGGGTGGAAAAGAAGATAAAAGCATACATTGTGCTATTTCAGGTCTAAAATATTCCAATACTCCGTTAGGTGAAAAAGACGGGCGGATAACTCCACAAGTAGAAAAACTTTTTATAATACTGGATAAAGCAAACTTAAAGCCTGTCATTTCTAATCAAATATTAGTATGGCTAATCACACATTATGCTGTTGCTGCCGGTCTTTCAGCGGGAATAATGAGTGCCGGAAGTGCCTCTAAATTTATAGAGAATACAGCTATTATTAAAATTACAATGAAAGCTATTCGGGAAGGCTTAGCTATTTGTAAAAGAATGGGTATCAATCCTAAAACAGAAAAAGCAAATAGATTATATCTTTTACCTTTATTTATCAGTGTGCCAATAGCTAAGAAAATTTATGGTAATGATGCTCTGCAACTTATGTTTGATGGACATATAAATCATTCTCCTGTTGAAATAAGGCAAATGATAGATGATATAATAGATAGTGGTATAAAATATGCTGTTACAACTCCTAATCTGGCACAATTAAAAAGTTATATATCTTCTAACCAAACTAATAAAAGTAAGTGA
- the istB gene encoding IS21-like element helper ATPase IstB: protein METNNLTAPIAVEKDRNTLTIELMNRMKLHGMAAAFTESLTSTMAETMTIDSFLHMLLAREWDYRANAAIQRLIRGAAFRYKACLEQIDYAIPRGLDRNQMERLASLEFIRKGQNLFITGSSGTGKSFLATAMGYEACKKGIRTYYANAPKLMGTLKVAKVKGTLESELKRIERSTLLILDDLFLVNLDAKERPILLDIIEDRHGRKSIIITSQLPTDNWYDAIGDPTVADAIMDRIIHTAHRIELTGESVRKMAAYRGK from the coding sequence ATGGAAACAAATAATCTTACCGCACCGATAGCTGTCGAAAAAGACCGCAACACGTTGACAATCGAACTGATGAACCGTATGAAGCTGCACGGCATGGCCGCCGCCTTCACTGAAAGCCTGACCTCCACTATGGCAGAAACAATGACAATCGACTCTTTCCTGCACATGTTACTTGCCAGGGAATGGGACTACCGTGCCAATGCAGCCATCCAACGCCTTATACGCGGGGCGGCGTTCCGCTACAAGGCCTGCCTCGAGCAGATAGACTATGCAATCCCGCGTGGCCTTGACCGCAATCAGATGGAGCGGCTTGCATCGCTGGAGTTCATCCGCAAGGGACAGAACCTCTTCATCACAGGGTCATCCGGTACCGGGAAGAGCTTCCTTGCCACAGCAATGGGGTATGAAGCCTGCAAGAAGGGCATACGGACATATTATGCGAATGCTCCGAAACTTATGGGTACGCTTAAGGTGGCAAAAGTAAAAGGCACACTGGAATCGGAACTCAAGAGAATCGAACGGAGCACGCTGCTCATATTGGATGACCTCTTCCTTGTGAACCTTGATGCCAAGGAACGCCCCATCCTGCTCGATATAATAGAGGACCGACATGGGCGCAAGTCCATCATCATCACCTCGCAACTGCCAACGGACAATTGGTATGATGCAATCGGAGACCCTACAGTAGCAGATGCCATTATGGATCGTATTATACATACGGCGCACCGGATTGAGCTGACAGGAGAAAGTGTCCGTAAAATGGCTGCATACAGAGGGAAATAA
- the istA gene encoding IS21 family transposase, whose amino-acid sequence MTTKIANILQCYALGMGIKQISRSFELSRNTVRRYVRLFQECGIPIKELAAMPSARIQEMFSEGVGRNREPSQRQLELEALLPEYAARLSRRGVTVKTLYEEYRETHPDGYRHASFGNYLMRYRMVTHVVGHVEHYAGDQMYIDFAGDKLEVVDSESGECRSVEVFVAILPCSHYTYCEAVWSQSRQDLIKACENALHFYGGVPMAIVPDNLKSAVTRSDRNEPVINEEFAAFAEHYGCTVYPTRVRHPKDKALVENAVKLLYRSVYADIEGLVFHSLESLNAAISESLSAFNGRRMSGRPQSRREQFEQIESDCLRPLPAIRHQMKERRSATVMRNGYVTFRLHHYSVPKEYIGKRVEIVYDADTLEIYHGLRLVTTHQRDDTPYSYTTKDAHGLPGRHGSYEKDLEQIYERAGQTDNVLRLYLRKVAELKKYPPAAFRSCRGIMALEKTFGLERLVAASACATQLRLYGYQEIRRILERGDDADFLSKDDIDDEVPVTSIHKNIRGAAYFAQLKHLNRDNNGNK is encoded by the coding sequence ATGACAACAAAGATAGCAAACATCCTCCAATGTTACGCATTGGGGATGGGGATAAAGCAGATAAGCAGGAGCTTTGAGCTTTCCCGCAACACGGTGCGCAGATATGTGCGCCTGTTTCAAGAGTGTGGTATACCGATAAAGGAGTTGGCCGCCATGCCTTCCGCTCGCATCCAGGAAATGTTCTCTGAAGGTGTTGGCCGTAACAGGGAACCGTCACAACGCCAGCTTGAGCTTGAGGCACTCCTTCCTGAGTATGCTGCCCGGCTTAGCCGCCGAGGCGTAACAGTGAAAACCCTGTACGAAGAGTACCGCGAGACCCATCCTGACGGATACAGACATGCCAGTTTCGGCAACTATCTCATGCGTTACCGTATGGTGACACATGTCGTAGGCCATGTCGAGCATTATGCCGGAGACCAGATGTATATCGACTTCGCCGGTGACAAACTGGAAGTCGTTGACAGTGAAAGCGGTGAATGTCGCAGCGTTGAAGTGTTCGTGGCCATACTTCCGTGCAGCCACTATACCTATTGTGAGGCGGTCTGGTCCCAGTCAAGGCAGGACTTGATTAAGGCGTGTGAGAACGCGCTTCATTTTTACGGCGGGGTTCCGATGGCGATCGTACCAGACAACCTCAAATCGGCGGTAACCCGCAGCGACCGTAACGAGCCGGTAATCAACGAGGAGTTTGCGGCATTTGCCGAACACTACGGATGTACCGTATACCCCACACGGGTACGTCATCCAAAGGACAAGGCCTTGGTGGAGAATGCCGTGAAGCTGCTTTACCGATCCGTCTACGCTGACATCGAGGGTCTTGTATTCCACTCGCTGGAGTCTCTGAATGCGGCCATATCCGAATCGCTCTCGGCCTTCAACGGACGCAGGATGAGCGGGCGTCCCCAGTCCAGACGGGAACAGTTCGAGCAGATTGAGTCCGACTGCCTCCGCCCGCTTCCCGCCATACGCCATCAGATGAAAGAGCGACGCTCCGCAACAGTAATGCGTAACGGCTATGTCACCTTCAGGCTTCACCATTACAGCGTACCGAAAGAGTATATAGGCAAACGTGTCGAGATTGTCTATGATGCGGACACGCTGGAAATATATCATGGCCTGCGTCTGGTGACCACACACCAGCGCGATGACACGCCATACTCCTATACGACCAAGGATGCCCACGGACTGCCCGGACGTCATGGAAGTTATGAAAAGGATCTGGAACAGATTTACGAACGGGCCGGCCAGACAGATAACGTCCTGCGGCTGTATCTGCGCAAGGTGGCGGAACTCAAGAAGTATCCTCCCGCGGCGTTCCGTTCATGCAGAGGCATCATGGCGTTGGAGAAGACCTTCGGGCTGGAACGGTTGGTGGCGGCAAGCGCATGCGCCACGCAACTGCGCCTATACGGATATCAGGAGATAAGGCGGATCCTTGAACGCGGGGATGATGCAGACTTCCTGTCAAAAGACGACATCGACGATGAGGTCCCCGTAACATCTATCCACAAAAACATCCGCGGAGCAGCCTACTTCGCACAATTAAAACATTTAAATAGAGACAACAATGGAAACAAATAA
- a CDS encoding site-specific integrase, whose protein sequence is MGAVKRNTLSVLFIIKKAKLLKNGEAPICMRITVNKRVAEVMIKRSIPIDLWNQKKECSKGKDRVAAELNHYINTVRAKVLQIHRELEIDNKPITADIIKDCFYGRDKVQRSLLEVYAEHNEKCRALIGKEYTESTVTKFDTSINRLKEYIRSNYHRDDIMLAELDGQFIRDFDFWLKTDKHCQNNSALKHLKNLKKVIRIALANDWIKKDPFYGIHFKQDEVNVEFLSREELDILMNKEFTIKRLEQVRDVFVFCCFTALAFVDVQQLSREHLIKDNNGALWIRKARQKTNQMCNVPVLSIPQRILRKYEDNAECIKKGVLLPVISNQRMNAYLKEIADVCGIAKRLTTHVARHTAATVVFLANDVSMENVSKILGHSNIRMTQHYAKVLDSSIMRDMANVERNFIGK, encoded by the coding sequence ATGGGAGCAGTGAAAAGAAACACACTAAGCGTATTGTTCATCATCAAGAAAGCGAAACTTCTGAAAAACGGTGAAGCTCCTATCTGTATGCGCATCACCGTAAACAAGCGAGTAGCCGAAGTTATGATTAAACGGAGCATTCCCATCGATTTATGGAATCAGAAAAAGGAATGTTCCAAAGGAAAAGACCGTGTAGCCGCAGAATTAAACCACTATATCAATACGGTTCGTGCCAAAGTATTGCAGATACACCGTGAACTGGAAATAGACAACAAACCGATAACAGCCGATATAATAAAGGATTGTTTCTACGGACGGGATAAGGTACAGCGCAGCTTGCTGGAAGTGTATGCAGAGCATAACGAAAAATGTCGTGCCCTGATTGGCAAAGAATATACGGAAAGCACAGTTACCAAGTTTGATACTTCCATAAACCGCCTGAAAGAATATATTCGCAGTAATTACCACCGTGATGATATAATGTTGGCAGAACTGGATGGACAGTTTATCCGTGACTTTGATTTTTGGCTGAAAACGGACAAGCATTGCCAAAATAACTCCGCATTGAAACATTTGAAGAACTTGAAAAAGGTTATCCGCATTGCTTTAGCTAACGATTGGATAAAGAAAGACCCGTTTTACGGCATCCACTTCAAGCAGGATGAAGTAAATGTAGAGTTTCTTTCACGTGAAGAACTGGATATTTTGATGAACAAAGAATTTACTATCAAACGATTGGAGCAGGTAAGAGATGTTTTTGTCTTTTGTTGTTTTACCGCGCTCGCTTTCGTGGATGTGCAGCAATTAAGCCGTGAACACCTGATAAAAGACAATAACGGTGCTTTGTGGATACGCAAGGCACGACAGAAAACTAATCAGATGTGTAATGTTCCCGTCTTATCTATTCCTCAAAGGATATTGAGAAAATATGAAGATAATGCAGAGTGCATAAAAAAAGGAGTACTTTTGCCTGTAATCAGTAATCAGCGCATGAACGCCTATTTAAAAGAAATTGCTGATGTATGCGGCATAGCCAAACGGCTGACCACGCATGTTGCAAGACATACGGCGGCTACTGTTGTTTTTCTTGCCAATGATGTATCAATGGAAAATGTGTCTAAAATCTTGGGACATTCCAATATCAGAATGACACAGCATTATGCAAAAGTTTTGGATAGTTCTATTATGCGTGATATGGCAAATGTAGAGAGAAATTTTATAGGAAAATAG
- a CDS encoding aminotransferase class I/II-fold pyridoxal phosphate-dependent enzyme — translation MRNTPIERKLIDETIEAFQIADFGKATIREVKAIAAKAEVESGIEFIKMEMGVPGLPPSAVGVKAEIEALQRGIASLYPDINGLSALKEEASRFIKAFINVDLKPEGCVPVTGSMQGTFASFLTCSQCDEKKDTILFIDPGFPVQKQQLVVMGQKFETFDVYDFRGDKLKEKLESYLEKGNIFAIVYSNPNNPSWICLKEEELHIIGELATKYDVIVLEDLAYFAMDFRQDLSKPFQPPYQPSVAHYTDNYVLLISGSKAFSYAGQRIGVSCISNKLYHRSYPGLTKRYGGGTFGTVFIHRVLYALSSGTSHSAQYALAAMLKAANEGQYNFLDEVKIYGERAHKLKEIFLRHGFHLVYDNDLGNPVADGFYFTIGYPGMTSGELAKELMYYGVSAISLITTGSHQEGLRACTSFIQDHQYAQLEERMAIFAENHPVK, via the coding sequence ATGAGAAATACTCCTATTGAACGTAAGTTGATAGACGAAACCATCGAAGCATTTCAAATTGCCGACTTTGGAAAGGCTACTATCCGCGAAGTAAAAGCAATTGCTGCCAAAGCAGAAGTTGAGTCAGGTATAGAATTCATAAAAATGGAAATGGGTGTACCAGGTCTGCCTCCTTCGGCAGTAGGTGTAAAAGCTGAAATTGAAGCATTACAAAGAGGAATTGCCAGTCTCTACCCCGACATCAACGGATTATCTGCCCTGAAAGAAGAAGCTTCACGTTTTATCAAAGCTTTCATTAATGTAGATTTAAAGCCCGAAGGGTGTGTACCAGTGACCGGTTCTATGCAAGGCACTTTCGCCTCATTCCTCACTTGCAGTCAATGTGATGAAAAGAAAGATACGATATTGTTTATCGACCCGGGATTTCCTGTGCAAAAACAACAGTTGGTGGTCATGGGACAAAAGTTTGAAACCTTTGATGTATATGACTTCCGTGGTGACAAACTAAAAGAAAAGCTGGAAAGTTATCTTGAGAAAGGCAATATTTTTGCTATTGTTTACTCAAACCCTAACAATCCCAGTTGGATATGTTTAAAGGAAGAAGAACTGCATATTATCGGAGAACTTGCCACGAAGTATGATGTAATTGTCCTGGAAGATCTGGCTTACTTTGCAATGGACTTCCGCCAGGATTTGAGCAAACCATTCCAACCACCTTACCAACCATCAGTGGCACATTATACAGACAATTATGTATTGCTTATTTCCGGCTCTAAAGCATTCAGTTATGCCGGACAACGCATCGGGGTAAGCTGCATCTCAAACAAATTGTACCATCGCTCCTACCCTGGACTCACCAAACGATACGGAGGTGGCACATTTGGTACAGTATTCATTCATCGGGTACTTTATGCTCTTTCTTCAGGTACCAGCCACTCTGCACAATACGCACTTGCTGCCATGTTGAAAGCTGCTAACGAAGGGCAATACAACTTCCTTGATGAGGTAAAGATATATGGTGAACGTGCACACAAATTAAAAGAAATTTTCCTTCGTCATGGTTTCCATTTGGTATATGACAATGATTTGGGTAATCCAGTTGCCGATGGTTTCTACTTTACCATTGGCTATCCGGGTATGACCAGTGGGGAACTTGCTAAAGAATTGATGTATTATGGTGTCAGTGCCATATCACTGATTACAACAGGTAGCCACCAGGAAGGTTTACGCGCTTGTACTTCTTTCATTCAGGATCATCAATACGCGCAATTAGAAGAACGGATGGCCATCTTTGCAGAAAACCATCCGGTGAAATAA
- a CDS encoding SusD/RagB family nutrient-binding outer membrane lipoprotein, protein MKRYSWIFGGLLLLASCTGDFKDINTDLSGVTDEDLQIDYNEHGIRLGIIQQGIYFNYDYGKGKNWPFQLTQNLNADMFSGYMHDGKPLNGGSHNSDYNLQDGWNSAMWGHTYSYIFPQIYQSENATRDKHSGFFGITKILKVEVMHRVTDYYGSIVYTHFADPDAEYAPDTQEAVYKEFFCELDTAVTVLTDYVESNPEAAEFSRFDILMDGKYTSWIKFANSLRMRLAMRIALADKEKSRSEFLKAFNNEYGVLEAENELVAVSTQSGYTNPLGELNLVWNETYMSAPMESIMNGYEDPRKAVYFATCQDKAYTGQYRGIRQGTCFSHTSYLGLSKLQTTQKTDAILMTAAEVWFLRAEAALRDWTSENAGTCYERGVTASLRQHGISQTADYLNSDKLAADFVDTYDTENNIKARCTVSPKWIETADRDTKLEKIITQKWLAMFPEGCEAWAEQRRTGYPRLFPVRFNHSKDGCVDTEIMIRRLNFPGGLQTENPEQYRALVNALGGDDNAGTRLWWDTGTNW, encoded by the coding sequence ATGAAAAGATATAGTTGGATATTCGGGGGACTGCTATTATTAGCTTCGTGTACAGGTGACTTTAAAGACATCAATACGGATTTGTCCGGAGTAACGGATGAAGATTTGCAGATTGATTACAATGAACATGGTATTCGTTTAGGCATTATCCAGCAAGGTATTTACTTTAATTATGATTATGGAAAAGGTAAGAACTGGCCTTTTCAGTTGACACAGAATCTGAATGCCGATATGTTCAGTGGATATATGCATGATGGTAAACCGCTGAATGGAGGAAGTCATAATTCGGACTATAATTTGCAGGATGGTTGGAATAGTGCTATGTGGGGACATACTTATTCGTATATTTTTCCGCAGATATACCAGTCGGAAAATGCAACTCGTGACAAGCATTCCGGCTTTTTCGGAATAACAAAGATTCTGAAAGTTGAAGTGATGCATCGCGTTACGGATTATTATGGTTCTATTGTGTATACACACTTTGCCGATCCTGATGCAGAATATGCTCCCGATACACAGGAAGCTGTATACAAAGAATTCTTTTGTGAGTTAGATACGGCTGTGACAGTTCTTACCGATTATGTTGAGTCGAATCCGGAAGCTGCTGAGTTCTCCCGTTTTGATATATTGATGGATGGTAAATATACTTCGTGGATTAAGTTTGCCAATTCATTGAGAATGAGACTTGCCATGCGTATTGCATTGGCGGATAAGGAAAAATCACGTTCAGAGTTCCTCAAAGCATTTAATAATGAATATGGAGTGTTGGAAGCAGAAAATGAACTGGTAGCTGTCTCAACTCAAAGTGGATATACCAATCCGCTGGGTGAACTTAATCTGGTGTGGAATGAGACTTATATGAGTGCTCCTATGGAATCTATTATGAACGGTTACGAAGATCCCCGGAAAGCTGTTTATTTTGCTACTTGTCAGGATAAGGCATATACGGGACAATATCGTGGTATCCGGCAGGGGACCTGTTTCTCTCATACCTCTTACCTTGGTTTATCTAAATTGCAAACCACTCAAAAGACAGATGCTATTCTTATGACTGCAGCTGAGGTTTGGTTCTTGCGAGCAGAAGCTGCTTTACGGGACTGGACAAGTGAAAATGCCGGTACCTGTTACGAGAGAGGGGTTACTGCATCTTTGCGTCAACATGGTATATCGCAAACGGCAGATTATTTGAATAGTGATAAATTGGCTGCTGATTTTGTGGATACATATGATACTGAAAATAATATAAAGGCACGTTGTACAGTGTCTCCAAAGTGGATTGAAACAGCTGACCGGGATACAAAATTAGAAAAGATTATTACTCAAAAGTGGTTGGCGATGTTTCCAGAAGGATGTGAAGCTTGGGCGGAACAGCGTAGAACAGGATACCCACGTCTTTTTCCCGTACGCTTCAACCACAGTAAGGACGGTTGCGTCGATACGGAAATCATGATACGCCGGTTAAATTTTCCCGGAGGCTTACAAACGGAGAATCCAGAGCAGTATCGTGCATTAGTCAATGCTTTGGGTGGGGATGATAATGCCGGTACTCGTTTGTGGTGGGATACCGGCACTAACTGGTAA